From the genome of Vicia villosa cultivar HV-30 ecotype Madison, WI linkage group LG2, Vvil1.0, whole genome shotgun sequence, one region includes:
- the LOC131648111 gene encoding uncharacterized protein LOC131648111 — translation MVCFCFLVDQTKEMQRSKPAAGTCSRCGGGASVADMKTATRFCYVPFYTKSWRAIVCTFCGAVLRSYQH, via the coding sequence ATGGTCTGCTTTTGTTTTCTGGTGGACCAGACTAAGGAGATGCAGCGGAGCAAGCCGGCGGCGGGAACTTGCTCACGGTGCGGCGGAGGTGCTAGCGTGGCGGACATGAAGACTGCTACTAGATTTTGCTATGTTCCGTTTTATACCAAATCTTGGAGAGCTATTGTTTGTACTTTTTGTGGAGCTGTTCTTCGTTCTTACCAACACTAA